The following proteins are encoded in a genomic region of Mycobacteriales bacterium:
- a CDS encoding amino-acid N-acetyltransferase, which translates to MTEGPVGRGAGGTAAPLLAEVRRARTADVPGIRALVDTYTDDRRLLAKAMVTLYEDVQEFFVAVDAERVVGCGALHVLWEDLAEVRTLAVAPEVHGRGVGSALLTRLIENARDLGVRRLFCLTFETGFFARHGFVPADQALVDPAVRDELLRSPDEGVAEFLDLDRVKPNTLGNTRMSAIL; encoded by the coding sequence GTGACCGAGGGACCGGTGGGACGCGGGGCCGGTGGTACGGCAGCTCCGCTGCTCGCCGAGGTGCGCCGGGCCCGGACAGCCGACGTGCCCGGCATCCGGGCGTTGGTGGACACCTACACCGATGACCGGCGGCTGCTCGCCAAGGCCATGGTCACGCTGTACGAGGACGTGCAGGAGTTCTTCGTGGCCGTCGACGCCGAGCGGGTCGTCGGGTGCGGCGCGCTGCACGTGCTCTGGGAGGATCTGGCGGAGGTCCGCACGCTGGCCGTGGCGCCCGAGGTGCACGGCCGTGGGGTCGGCTCGGCGCTGCTCACCCGGCTGATCGAGAACGCCCGCGACCTGGGGGTGCGGCGGTTGTTCTGCCTCACCTTCGAGACCGGGTTCTTCGCCCGGCACGGCTTCGTACCCGCCGACCAGGCGCTGGTCGATCCCGCGGTGCGCGACGAGTTGCTGCGCTCGCCGGACGAGGGCGTCGCGGAGTTCCTCGATCTGGACCGGGTCAAGCCGAACACCCTCGGCAACACCCGGATGTCGGCCATCCTGTAG
- a CDS encoding NAD(P)/FAD-dependent oxidoreductase → MNTPHRVVVVGSGFGGLFAAKTLRRAPVEVTLIDRTTSHLFQPLLYQVATGILSQGEIAPATRDILRSQQNARVLLGEVVSIDLSARTVTSTVSGRETVTPYDSLILAAGAGQSYFGNDHFAEFAPGMKSIDDALELRGRIFGAYELAELETDPLALDAWLTFVVVGAGPTGVEMAGQIAELSRRTLKGTFRAIDPSTTRVVLVDAADAVLGSFGSALSTHAVHELNDMGVEVQLEAKVIDVDAAGIEVEDADGSRRRIEARTKIWAAGVSAAPLGRQVAEQAGAEVDRSGRVLVEPDLTLPGHPEVFVIGDMMSLAGLPGVSPVAIQGARHAAAQILRREQGSREVSRPFRYRDKGSMATISRFRAVASIGPLRLRGFLAWVAWLVLHLVYLTAFRNRLTALVHWTVSFLGRSRSERTATAQQVVARNSLQRLAAVEATESPARPARPAGRLRR, encoded by the coding sequence ATGAACACTCCGCACCGCGTCGTGGTCGTCGGTTCCGGCTTCGGCGGCCTGTTCGCCGCCAAGACGCTGCGCCGGGCACCTGTGGAGGTGACGTTGATCGACCGGACCACCTCGCACCTGTTCCAGCCGCTGCTCTACCAGGTGGCGACCGGCATCCTGTCCCAGGGCGAGATCGCGCCGGCGACGCGCGACATCCTGCGTTCCCAGCAGAACGCCCGCGTCCTGCTCGGCGAGGTCGTCTCGATCGACCTCTCGGCCCGTACGGTCACGTCCACCGTGTCGGGTCGGGAGACGGTCACGCCGTACGACAGCCTCATCCTCGCCGCAGGCGCCGGCCAGTCCTACTTCGGCAACGACCACTTCGCGGAGTTCGCGCCGGGCATGAAGTCGATCGACGACGCGCTCGAGCTGCGGGGCCGCATCTTCGGCGCCTACGAGCTGGCGGAGCTCGAGACCGACCCGCTGGCGCTCGACGCGTGGCTGACCTTCGTGGTCGTGGGTGCCGGCCCCACCGGCGTGGAGATGGCCGGTCAGATCGCGGAGCTGTCCCGCCGCACGCTGAAGGGCACCTTCCGCGCCATCGACCCCTCGACGACGCGGGTGGTCCTCGTCGATGCCGCCGACGCCGTCCTCGGCAGCTTCGGCAGCGCGCTGTCCACGCACGCCGTGCACGAGCTGAACGACATGGGCGTCGAGGTCCAGCTCGAGGCCAAGGTCATCGACGTGGACGCTGCCGGGATCGAGGTCGAGGACGCGGACGGCAGCCGCCGACGGATCGAGGCGCGGACGAAGATCTGGGCCGCCGGTGTCTCGGCCGCACCGCTCGGGCGGCAGGTCGCCGAGCAGGCCGGCGCCGAGGTGGACCGCAGCGGGCGGGTGCTCGTCGAGCCCGACCTCACGTTGCCCGGCCATCCGGAGGTCTTCGTGATCGGCGACATGATGTCGCTGGCCGGGCTGCCCGGGGTCTCGCCCGTGGCGATCCAGGGCGCCAGGCACGCTGCCGCGCAGATCCTCCGGCGCGAGCAGGGTTCGCGCGAGGTGAGCCGGCCGTTCCGTTACCGGGACAAGGGGTCGATGGCCACCATCTCCCGGTTCCGCGCGGTGGCGAGCATCGGGCCGCTGCGCCTGCGCGGCTTCCTCGCGTGGGTCGCCTGGCTGGTGCTGCACCTGGTCTACCTGACCGCCTTCCGGAACCGCCTCACCGCGCTGGTCCACTGGACGGTCAGCTTTCTCGGCCGCAGCCGCTCCGAGCGCACGGCGACGGCACAGCAGGTCGTGGCGAGGAACAGCCTGCAGCGGCTGGCGGCCGTCGAGGCGACCGAGTCGCCGGCGCGGCCCGCACGACCGGCCGGCCGGCTCCGGCGCTGA
- a CDS encoding pirin family protein yields the protein MPAVTADSLTLARVPRAGLGDVERPVLNVTTAPQGYEGEGFPVRRAFAGIAPRFLDPFILMDQMGEVEYAPGEPKGTSWHPHRGFETVTYIMDGAFQHQDSHGGGGFIQDGATQWMTAGGGILHIETPPVELVQSGGTFHGIQLWVNLPSRLKMTDPAYQNLEGSDVTLLASHDAGSLLRLIAGDLPTGDGGVVRGPGSTRTPITMLHATVTPGSTLSLPWKPEFNALVYVLSGDGTVGAGAAFGKAAPVRSGQTAVLGDGDRLTISANDLQEGRHSALEVLVLGGEAIREPVAQYGPFVMNTRAELQQAVEDFQAGRFGQIPAGALLPHTG from the coding sequence ATGCCCGCCGTGACCGCAGACAGCCTGACCCTCGCCCGAGTCCCGCGCGCCGGGCTCGGCGACGTCGAGCGCCCGGTCCTGAACGTGACGACCGCACCGCAGGGCTACGAGGGCGAGGGCTTCCCGGTCCGCCGGGCCTTCGCGGGCATCGCGCCGCGCTTTCTGGACCCGTTCATTCTGATGGACCAGATGGGCGAGGTGGAGTACGCCCCGGGCGAGCCCAAGGGCACCTCCTGGCACCCGCACCGCGGCTTCGAGACCGTCACCTACATCATGGACGGCGCCTTCCAGCACCAGGACAGCCACGGCGGCGGCGGCTTCATCCAGGACGGCGCCACGCAGTGGATGACCGCGGGCGGCGGCATCCTGCACATCGAGACCCCGCCGGTCGAGCTGGTGCAGAGCGGCGGCACCTTCCACGGCATCCAGCTCTGGGTCAACCTGCCGTCGCGGCTGAAGATGACCGACCCGGCCTACCAGAACCTCGAGGGGTCCGATGTCACACTGCTGGCCTCGCACGACGCCGGCTCGCTGCTGCGGCTGATCGCCGGCGACCTGCCGACCGGCGACGGTGGCGTGGTACGCGGCCCGGGCTCCACGCGTACGCCGATCACGATGCTGCACGCGACCGTCACCCCCGGGTCGACCCTGTCGCTGCCGTGGAAGCCGGAGTTCAACGCGCTGGTCTACGTGCTGTCCGGCGATGGCACGGTGGGCGCCGGTGCGGCGTTCGGCAAGGCGGCTCCGGTCCGCAGCGGTCAGACGGCGGTGCTCGGCGACGGCGATCGCCTCACGATCTCCGCGAACGACCTGCAGGAGGGGCGGCACAGCGCCCTCGAGGTCCTCGTTCTCGGCGGTGAGGCGATCCGCGAGCCGGTCGCGCAGTACGGCCCGTTCGTCATGAACACCCGCGCGGAGCTGCAGCAGGCGGTCGAGGACTTCCAGGCCGGCCGCTTCGGGCAGATTCCTGCCGGTGCGCTTCTGCCGCACACCGGCTGA